One stretch of bacterium DNA includes these proteins:
- the murA gene encoding UDP-N-acetylglucosamine 1-carboxyvinyltransferase gives MDKYVIHGGKRLEGEIAVSGSKNASLPMYPAAILASEGKLVLTNIPRLDDVFTMLEVLGVLGVKSEWTGEHALSLDAAGALSALAPYELVRKMRASVNVLGPLLARLGEARVSLPGGCAIGTRPVDLHLKGLAALGAELAIENGYIVGKAKRLAGCRINLSGAHGPSRGATANVLMAAVLARGTTVIEGAAREPETSDLCRLLAAMGAKISGVGTPTLEIEGVDSLHGCEFAVMGDIIEAGTYMVAAGITRSRFTLAGCPLESMTPVAEKLAEAGVECAGEGGRVVVDGRGGKRPIEIRTGPWPEFPTDMQAQMMALATLAPGISVFTETIYPDRFMHVPELVRLGATISREGATAVVHGMTALAGAHVMATDLRASAALVLAGLAAKGETHVHRVYHLDRGYEGMEKKLAALGADVARVPDEDA, from the coding sequence TTGGACAAGTACGTGATTCACGGCGGGAAGCGGCTGGAGGGCGAAATCGCCGTCTCCGGCTCCAAGAACGCCTCACTGCCCATGTACCCCGCGGCCATCCTGGCGAGCGAGGGGAAGCTCGTCCTCACCAACATCCCCCGGCTGGACGACGTCTTCACCATGCTCGAGGTCCTGGGGGTCCTCGGCGTGAAGTCGGAGTGGACCGGCGAGCACGCGTTGTCGCTGGACGCCGCGGGCGCGTTGTCGGCGCTGGCGCCCTACGAGCTGGTGCGGAAGATGCGGGCCAGCGTGAACGTGCTGGGTCCGCTCCTGGCACGGCTGGGCGAGGCGAGGGTCTCGCTGCCCGGGGGGTGCGCCATCGGCACCCGGCCGGTGGACCTGCACCTCAAGGGGCTGGCGGCGCTGGGCGCGGAGCTCGCCATCGAAAACGGCTACATAGTCGGGAAGGCGAAACGGCTCGCCGGTTGCAGGATCAACCTCTCCGGCGCGCACGGCCCGTCGCGGGGCGCCACGGCCAACGTGCTCATGGCCGCGGTGCTGGCGCGGGGGACGACGGTCATCGAGGGCGCCGCCCGGGAGCCGGAGACCTCCGACCTCTGCCGCCTGCTGGCGGCGATGGGGGCGAAAATTTCCGGCGTCGGCACCCCGACCCTGGAAATCGAGGGCGTGGATTCGCTCCACGGCTGCGAGTTCGCCGTGATGGGCGACATCATCGAGGCGGGGACGTACATGGTCGCGGCGGGGATAACGCGCTCGCGCTTCACTCTCGCCGGCTGCCCGCTGGAATCCATGACTCCCGTCGCGGAAAAGCTGGCGGAGGCCGGAGTGGAGTGCGCCGGTGAGGGCGGCCGGGTGGTGGTTGACGGGCGCGGCGGCAAGCGGCCCATCGAAATCCGCACCGGCCCCTGGCCCGAGTTCCCCACCGACATGCAGGCCCAGATGATGGCCCTGGCCACCCTCGCGCCGGGCATCAGCGTCTTCACCGAGACCATCTACCCCGACCGCTTCATGCACGTGCCGGAGCTGGTGCGCCTGGGCGCGACCATCAGCCGGGAGGGCGCCACGGCGGTGGTCCACGGCATGACGGCCCTGGCCGGGGCGCACGTGATGGCGACGGACCTGCGGGCGTCGGCGGCGCTTGTCCTGGCCGGGCTGGCCGCGAAGGGCGAGACCCACGTCCACCGCGTCTACCACCTGGACCGGGGCTACGAGGGGATGGAGAAAAAGCTCGCCGCCCTGGGCGCCGACGTCGCCCGGGTGCCCGACGAGGACGCCTGA
- a CDS encoding MBOAT family O-acyltransferase, with translation MLFNSITFAVFLPIVFALYWSLNRAPLKLQNLLVIVASYVFYGWWDWRFLALIFVSSLTDYLVGRGLARTDDPRGRRALLVVSLVVNFALLGFFKYFDFFADSFAALLTVLGLRVNPSSLAVILPVGISFYTFQTLSYTVDVYRRKIEPTRDPIAFFAFVSFFPQLVAGPIERARNLLPQFTRRREFDLGRAKDGMRQILGGLFKKICIADFVAHTVDTIFTNYARQDGLVLFVGVFLFAVQIYCDFAGYSDIAIGTARLFGFDLMRNFAYPYFSRDIAEFWRRWHISLSSWFRDYVYYPLGGPFGSKARQVFGIVVTFTLSGLWHGADWTFVFWGFLNGCYYIPLLLKKNPPHHKGVVAKGHRLPTPREFFQMLGTFGLVLLGWVFFRSETFADALAYLGRMFSAPYVSGVWHGALFQPVAVSAAFFIAEWLQRRRAHVMDLGRTPRPLRWAIYYAIFLVVALFGTFGGQEFIYFQF, from the coding sequence ATGCTCTTCAACTCCATCACCTTCGCCGTCTTCCTCCCGATCGTCTTCGCCCTCTACTGGTCGCTCAACCGGGCCCCCCTGAAGCTGCAGAACCTCCTCGTCATCGTCGCCAGCTACGTCTTCTACGGCTGGTGGGACTGGCGTTTCCTGGCGCTCATCTTCGTCAGCTCCCTGACCGACTACCTGGTGGGCCGCGGCCTGGCCCGGACGGACGACCCCCGGGGGCGCAGGGCCCTGCTCGTGGTCAGCCTCGTCGTGAACTTCGCCCTCCTGGGCTTTTTCAAGTACTTCGATTTCTTCGCCGACTCCTTCGCCGCCCTTCTGACCGTCCTGGGCCTGCGGGTCAACCCGTCGTCGCTGGCCGTGATTCTCCCCGTGGGAATCAGCTTCTACACCTTCCAGACGCTGTCTTACACCGTGGACGTCTACCGACGGAAGATCGAGCCGACGCGGGACCCCATCGCCTTCTTCGCCTTCGTGAGCTTCTTCCCGCAGCTCGTGGCCGGTCCCATCGAGCGGGCGCGCAACCTGCTGCCCCAGTTCACCCGACGAAGGGAGTTCGACCTCGGGCGGGCCAAAGACGGGATGCGGCAGATTCTCGGCGGGCTGTTCAAGAAAATCTGCATCGCCGACTTCGTCGCCCACACCGTGGACACCATCTTCACCAACTACGCCCGCCAGGACGGGCTGGTCCTCTTCGTCGGGGTCTTTTTGTTCGCCGTCCAAATCTACTGCGACTTCGCCGGCTACTCGGACATCGCCATAGGCACGGCGCGGCTCTTCGGCTTCGACCTGATGCGCAACTTCGCCTACCCCTACTTCTCCCGGGACATCGCCGAGTTCTGGCGGCGGTGGCACATCTCCCTCTCGAGCTGGTTCCGCGATTACGTGTACTACCCCCTGGGCGGGCCCTTCGGCTCCAAGGCCAGGCAGGTTTTCGGCATCGTCGTCACCTTCACCCTGAGCGGGCTGTGGCACGGGGCCGACTGGACCTTCGTCTTCTGGGGCTTTCTGAACGGCTGCTACTACATCCCGCTGCTCCTGAAAAAAAACCCGCCGCACCACAAGGGTGTGGTGGCCAAGGGGCACCGGCTCCCGACACCCAGGGAATTTTTTCAGATGCTGGGCACCTTCGGCCTGGTGCTACTGGGGTGGGTCTTCTTCCGCTCCGAGACGTTCGCCGACGCCCTGGCCTATCTGGGGCGGATGTTCAGCGCGCCGTACGTGTCCGGGGTGTGGCACGGGGCGCTCTTCCAGCCCGTGGCGGTGTCGGCGGCCTTCTTCATCGCCGAGTGGCTCCAGCGCCGCCGGGCGCACGTGATGGACCTCGGGCGGACGCCCCGGCCGCTGCGATGGGCGATCTATTACGCCATCTTCCTGGTCGTGGCGC